The Aureibacter tunicatorum genome segment GAGTTCGCTTTTAATAAAAATCAACTAATGAATGTTACCATTCCTAATTCAGTAACAAATATTGAAAGATCAGTTTTTTCTAATAATAAGCTAACGAATGTTACTATTCCTAATTCAGTAATAAGTATTGGAGCATGGGCTTTTGCTAATAATGAATTAACGAGTGTTACTATTCCCAATTCAGTGATACGTATTGGAGACTCAGCTTTCTCTGATAATCAATTGACGAGTGTTACCATTCCCCATTCAGTAAAAAATATTAAAGGTTATCCTTTTAATTATAATCCATTAAAAAGTGTTATCATCCATGATTCAGTATTTGTTTTTGATGAAAATTTAACTCCTATATACAAAGGGATAAATAATATTGAAAAAAAGGAAAGTATTATCAAATAAAAGAAAATACACTTAATATGCTTTTAAGTCTTGTTCATAAAAAGCGAGAGTGCTTCATTTTTTGTATTATGAAAATACTATGATGCATTCTAAAAAACGAAATTAAGAGTTATTCCTTAAATTTATAAGCCAGTCTTTCAGATCATCGCGATAATCGAGGGAAAAAGAATGAATTAGCTTTTACTATTTGCCATTTTCAGAACAAACGGTAAGCTAAGTTTGTCCATGATTCATTGAAATATGAAGCGTTATTACTTTGATTTGTCCATTAGATTTAGATTTTTCACTAGTAAGCTGTGTTAGTATCATACAACTCAACAGAATCATGAATCACTTTGATTATGAGAGATTTAACCGTGTTATAGATCAATACTTCTAAAGATCAACTCATCTCAAGCATTGATGGCAAAGAATTAAAAGGAAACACAGATGGAGTTAAAAGTTAAAAACGAGCATAAAATATCATTGTTTCAGTAAATCATCAGACGAAAGCAAGTAAAGTCATAGGCTATAATAATGGGAATAAAGATTTCAAATACGATTCGTTGGTCTACTGAAATAGAAAAAAGCAGAATTGAATCGTTAAGTAAAAGAAACATGGCTATCCACAGTTCAGTGTTTTCAGAAGGGGATTTATATAAAAGGTAAAACTTGTCAAATAATCTGAAAAGTATTACAAATAGCTAACCGACGGATACGTATGTTAAAAAAATCATCGGGTAGTGTAATAAAGGAGAATGATTTAGAAAGACATAGATAGCTAATCGTGATAAACATAAACTAATATTTTATTATGATCATCATACATACTCGAGTACTTTCCGACCATCAAAAGTCCGAAATTCTTAAGCTTTGGAATAATGAATACCCGAAGAAGCTTGCTTATAAAACTATGGCGGATTTTGATTCTTACCTTCAGAATCTTCAAGATTCGTCGCACATGATTGTGGTGGAGAATGATAAAATCGTTGGTTGGTATTTTGATTTTATTCGTGAAGAAGAAAGGTGGTTTGCTATTATTGTAGATTCTAAATGCCAAGGCAAAGGTTTTGGGTCTAAACTATTGAACCTTGTCAAAGAGGAAAGATCTGAACTCAATGGTTGGGTTATTGATCATTCGGATGATTTGAAGAGAAATGGTGAAAATTATCGCACGCCATTGCCATTTTATTTAAAAAATGGCTTCAAAGAACTTTCGGATATACGATTGGAGTTGGAAATCTTGTCAGCGGTCAAGATCCGTTGGAAAAAAGACAATACTTTATGAGCGATAACAAGACAACACTCCCTAGATTGATATTTATTTCTGATATCCGCGGCAAGCAAGAAAATATGTCATGGATGAATGAGTACACTAAGCCATTTGAAAGTAAATATGACATAAGAGTATACTGTGCCCAAGAACTGGCAGGGATAGATAAGAGCATTTCTGATAAGGGGCTCATTCATAAACAATTCATCGAAGGAGGAATCGAAAAGGCTGTTGCGAAACTTATTGAATTGGAGAGCGAACAGATTAATATTATCGCATTTAGTATAGGCGGTACGATAGCATGGAAAGCTTGCTTGAAGAGTTTGAACGTGGAAAATATGATTTTGATCTCTTCTACAAGACTTCGCTACGAAACCAAACCAATAAAGGGGAACTGCACTTTGCTTTATGGACAATTGGATGCGCACAAACCTGACAGCGATTGGCTAGAGTCAATGAACCTTGGATATGAAATAATCGATAATGCTATTCATGAGATGTATCGAGAGGAAAAACTAGCGGAAAAAGTATGTGATAATTTTTTAAATACTTAAATTATATTATTAACATTAGGTAATTATAATGATTAAAGTTAGATTAATCCAAGGTGATATTACAAAACAGGAGGTGGATGTCATTGTGAACGCAGCAAATTCTTCGCTTCTGGGAGGCGGGGGAGTGGATGGAGCGATTCATAGAGCTGGAGGGGCTGCGATACTGGAAGAATGCAGAAAAATCAGAAATAAGCAAGGCGGTTGCAAAACAGGCGAAGCTGTCATGACTACCGCTGGGAACTTGCCTGCAAAAAAAGTGATCCATACAGTCGGTCCGGTATGGAATGGAGGGGGTAAAGATGAAAAACACTTATTAAGTTCTTGCTATCTTAATGCGTTAAAGTTAGCGGATGAAAATGAGTACGAGTCCGTTGCTTTTCCCAATATCAGCACTGGCATTTATCGTTTCCCTAAGGAGGAGGCTGCAAAAGTTGCTGTTGAAGCGGTTAAGTCATTTGCTCCTCAGCATATAAAGACGATCACTTTTGTATGTTTTGATGATGATAATTTCAAGATCTATGAAGCGTTGATTTGATGATGAGTAGAATATTTTTGTTTTTGATTTTTTACGGATTGTGTTGCCCTTTGCTCGCTCAAGACGTAGCTGAGAAGCTTTTTAAAGAAAAGAACTTAGAAATCATCAATCATTGCTTTGAGGGTATGGATACAATTGATTATTCTCAGATACATCCAATGTACAATGGCATTCATGTTTGTGGCTTATCAGGGCTTACGTTTTTAGAAGTATCTCAGGATTCTGCTTTTACGCATCTGATTATTCAACAAATAAAACTTGTTTCTAGAAAATTCTTTGAGCAGGGCAAGCCCATTATTATTCTAAGAGGTCAAGGGGCTTATGATGAGGCATATGCAAGAAGTAAGTCATTGGGGAGCGATTCCATTTTTTATGTAGGTTTTGGAAATTCATGTCTTTCTTTTGGCGATTTTAATCTTGGGGTGACAGAATTCAATCAAGAAACGAGAAGACTTATAGCGGAAAATAAATTAAAAAACAGCCTAAGCACAATCCATTACGATTCTGTATATACGATTGTTGATAAAATGCCGGAATATATTGATGGAGGATATGCAGGGTTTTATAAAATGATCAGTAAACGAACTAGTTTCAAAGGGATTAATCGAGACAAATATAGTGGACTGAATACTAGATTTTTCGCTGAATTTATAATTAGTATTGAAGGGAAGATTACAAACATTAAAGTTCTAAAAAGTATGGGAGCTGAATACGATCAAGAAATCATCAGAGTGTTAAGTAGCGAAGACATTAAATTTACACCTGGTATTCATGACGGCAAAGTAGTTCCTGTAAGAATGGCTTTACCTATTATCTATCATTTAAAATAAAACTTTAACCCAATGACCAAAATCAAAAACATCTCGTTTAAATTTTCTTGTCTGGAAAGGTATGATGATATGAAGCTTCAAAATGACGGACGTTTCTGTGATTCATGTGAAAAGTTGGTCTATGATTTTACTGACAAGACCCTAGAAGATCTAGAGCAAATCAAAAAAGAAAATAAGGGTAGCGTTTGTGGCCGGTTCAAAAAATCTCAGCTAAATTTAAGTTTTTATAAATATGCAGCTGCTACTGTTATTGCTGCGAGTAGTTTGGCTATTGATGCTGAAGCGCAAGTGAATCCTCAAAATAACAATGATTCAACGATGAGTTCGGAGTCAGTTATTATTGGTGATATTGAAGAATTTGACGATAACGAGATTTATAACTTTATTATCGAAAACGAACTTCCTCCAGAAGAGAATGAATCGTTCGATCATTTTATTGTGGACCCTAAATATCCTGAATATTTAGGAGGAGGAGTGAAAGGGTTGTATGAATTTTTTAATACTGAATTAGTTTACCCAAGTGATTTAAAACTTGATGGAAAAGTATTTGTCGAATTTATTGTAGATGAAGAAGGCAATATAATGAATCCAAAAATAGTGAGAGGCTTAAGTCCTGACGCTGATAAAGAAGCATTAAGACTATTTAATTTGATACCAGATAAATTCACACCTTTTATATTGAATGGTGAATTATATGCGCAAAAAATGATTATTCCAATAATATTCAAAAAACAATAAACTATTCTTTGATCATAAAAAATACTATAATTAATGGCCAAAATTAAAAACATCTCGCTTAAATTTCCTTGTCTGGAAAGATATGATGATATGAAGCTTCAAAATGACGGACGTTTCTGTGATTCATGTGAAAAGTTGGTCTATGATTTTACTGACAAGACCCTAGAAGATCTAGAGCAAATCAAGAAAGAAAATAAGGGCAGCGTTTGTGGCCGGTTCAAAAAATCTCAGCTAAATTCAAGTTTTTATAAATATGCAGCTGCTACTGTTATTGCTGCGAGTAGTTTGGCTATTGATGCTGAAGCACAAGTGAATCCTCAAAATAAAAATGATACACTAAATTCTTCAGAAGAAATTTTATTAGGAGATATTGAAAATTTTAGTGACGTAGATATTGAAATCGAAGGTGAAATAACTGAGTGTGTTGATACAACTTATGTTATTGTAGATAAAATGCCTGAATATTTAGATGGAGGAATGAAGGGATTAAATCAAATCATTTCAGAAGAAATAAAATATCCTTCTGATTTAAAAAAGGGAGGAAGGGTATTTATAGAATTTGTCATTGGCAGAGATGGAAATATTTATGATCCAAGAGTACTGAAAGGTTTAAGTACTGAAGCCGACAAAGAAGCTTTAAGAGTAATAAGTAATAAAAATATAAAATTCATTCCAGGAGAACAAAGAGGGCAAAAAGTTCCAGTAAGAATGGTGTTGCCGATAGTATTTACAAAACGCGATTGATATTTCTGTAAGAAATAATTAATGAAATTATCAGAACTTCCTTCAGCTTAGAGGATTTATTAAATACGAGAATTGTTTTTTAAGATTCTGTAATTAGCCAATATCAGAGATGAAGAAGATTAGTTTGTTGCGTTTAACTTTTGTGTCCGCGGCCTTGTTTATGACTTTGCGTAATATGCCTATGATGGCCATTACAGGCATGCAAATGTTCTTTTTCAATATTCTGACAGCATTCTTTTTTCTTATCCCCGTAGCGCTGGTATCTGCGGAATTGGCCACAGGTTGGCCAAAGGCAGAAGGTGTGTATCATTGGGTGAGGCTTAGTTTTGGCGAGCGGATTGGCTTTTTGGCAACATGGCTTCAATGGTTGCAAAGCATGTTTGGCATGTCTTCTATCTTGGCTTATATTGGCACTACTGTCGCATACATAATTCACCCTCCTTTGGCAATGAATCCTTGGTTCATCTTTGCCGCTATGGTCGCAGTGTATTGGCTGCTGACATTTGATAATTTGTATGGCGAAGGTGTCGCGACCAAGATTAGTTCTTGGGCCTTGGCTTTGGGTGTATTGCTTCCAACTGTTTTGTTGATCGCTTTTGGAATGCTGGAATTCGCCAAGAATGGATGGTCTGGCATAAATGTTCCAATGAATTATGATCAATGGATTCCGAATTTAGGCGACAAAAACAGGTTGATCATGTTGATGGGATTTATTTTCGGATATGTGGGAATCGAAGTTTCTGCGCATATAGCGAATAATGTTGACAATCCATCTTCAACGTATCCCAAAGGAATATTTTTAGC includes the following:
- a CDS encoding GNAT family N-acetyltransferase translates to MIIIHTRVLSDHQKSEILKLWNNEYPKKLAYKTMADFDSYLQNLQDSSHMIVVENDKIVGWYFDFIREEERWFAIIVDSKCQGKGFGSKLLNLVKEERSELNGWVIDHSDDLKRNGENYRTPLPFYLKNGFKELSDIRLELEILSAVKIRWKKDNTL
- a CDS encoding O-acetyl-ADP-ribose deacetylase, producing MIKVRLIQGDITKQEVDVIVNAANSSLLGGGGVDGAIHRAGGAAILEECRKIRNKQGGCKTGEAVMTTAGNLPAKKVIHTVGPVWNGGGKDEKHLLSSCYLNALKLADENEYESVAFPNISTGIYRFPKEEAAKVAVEAVKSFAPQHIKTITFVCFDDDNFKIYEALI
- a CDS encoding energy transducer TonB → MMSRIFLFLIFYGLCCPLLAQDVAEKLFKEKNLEIINHCFEGMDTIDYSQIHPMYNGIHVCGLSGLTFLEVSQDSAFTHLIIQQIKLVSRKFFEQGKPIIILRGQGAYDEAYARSKSLGSDSIFYVGFGNSCLSFGDFNLGVTEFNQETRRLIAENKLKNSLSTIHYDSVYTIVDKMPEYIDGGYAGFYKMISKRTSFKGINRDKYSGLNTRFFAEFIISIEGKITNIKVLKSMGAEYDQEIIRVLSSEDIKFTPGIHDGKVVPVRMALPIIYHLK
- a CDS encoding energy transducer TonB, whose translation is MTKIKNISFKFSCLERYDDMKLQNDGRFCDSCEKLVYDFTDKTLEDLEQIKKENKGSVCGRFKKSQLNLSFYKYAAATVIAASSLAIDAEAQVNPQNNNDSTMSSESVIIGDIEEFDDNEIYNFIIENELPPEENESFDHFIVDPKYPEYLGGGVKGLYEFFNTELVYPSDLKLDGKVFVEFIVDEEGNIMNPKIVRGLSPDADKEALRLFNLIPDKFTPFILNGELYAQKMIIPIIFKKQ
- a CDS encoding energy transducer TonB, translating into MAKIKNISLKFPCLERYDDMKLQNDGRFCDSCEKLVYDFTDKTLEDLEQIKKENKGSVCGRFKKSQLNSSFYKYAAATVIAASSLAIDAEAQVNPQNKNDTLNSSEEILLGDIENFSDVDIEIEGEITECVDTTYVIVDKMPEYLDGGMKGLNQIISEEIKYPSDLKKGGRVFIEFVIGRDGNIYDPRVLKGLSTEADKEALRVISNKNIKFIPGEQRGQKVPVRMVLPIVFTKRD
- a CDS encoding amino acid permease, whose product is MKKISLLRLTFVSAALFMTLRNMPMMAITGMQMFFFNILTAFFFLIPVALVSAELATGWPKAEGVYHWVRLSFGERIGFLATWLQWLQSMFGMSSILAYIGTTVAYIIHPPLAMNPWFIFAAMVAVYWLLTFDNLYGEGVATKISSWALALGVLLPTVLLIAFGMLEFAKNGWSGINVPMNYDQWIPNLGDKNRLIMLMGFIFGYVGIEVSAHIANNVDNPSSTYPKGIFLAVIMVFVFTLLGALSIYIKIPAHQISESSGVMQIFTSYLSEYNLEFLMPIIAGLIAFGTAGQVSTWVSGPVDGLYQASLKGEFFSYFNQVNKYNVPVRLLFMQAVLLTLVSLSVLFFEDVNAAFIWLTSLAVILYAVMYILLFLSAIKLRYTYPEQERPYKVPFGNFGMWAVSISGIVVIFICLLVGFIPLSSLSQELKTAYPYIMLAMTILSIIVGLLIYKKR